The genomic DNA CCGATTCGGGCCCTCTCGAACGTGACGTTTAACGAGCGCAAGGGCCTGCTCGAGATGGGCAAGAAGAAACAGGCGCGTTCGTTCTTCAACGTGGGTATGGCCAAAAAGTTCATGCAGACGATACTTGTGGCGGACGCGCTCTCCGAACTCCAGCGCGCGGAACTGACGACCTCGCTCAGAGAGATCTATTACCGGACCAAACATACCATTCAGGATTCGAACGAGAATACGTTCGATACCCAGGACGAATCGGACCCGATCATCGAGGATTTGGAAGTGTCGCTCTCGGCGCTCCGCGAAGAGTTGCATGTCCGCGCAGAGAATGGCGGAAGTGTCGTCGGCCCGCTTGTGCTTGGGGACGACGGCGATCGCGTCGATTGCGCCAAGCTGGGGAAAGGCGGCTACTCGGTCCCGTCGATTGTCGAGCCGGAGTATGTGGAGATCCGTCGTTGCACGGCGGATTTCGTGCTGTTGGTTGAAAAGGGTACGCAGTGGAACCGCCTTTCTGAAGACAAGTTCTGGCGGCGGTATAACTGCGTGCTGCTGACAGGAAATGGGCAACCTCCACGCGGGGTACGCCGCCTGGCGCGGCGGCTGCACGAAGAGTATCGGCTCCCGGTGTACGTCTTGGTCGATAACGACCCCTGGGGGTATTATATCTACTCCGTCGTCAAGCAGGGCTCGATCAATCTGGCCTTCGAGAGCGAACGCATGGCGATCCCCAAAGCCAAATTCATCGGTCTGTCCAGCGCCGACCCTGAACGGTACGAACTTCCGCGAAACGTCGGGATCAAGCTGAATGACAAGGATATTGCCCGCGCGAAAGAACTGCTCAACTATCAGTGGTTCCAGAAACCGGCTTGGCAGGAGGAAATCAAGCGGATGCTTGCCAGCGGACTGAAGTATGAACTGGACGCCCTCGCCAACAAAGACTTCCAGTATCTCACGAAGAAATATCTTCCGCGGAAACTGAAAGAGAAGGATTGGCTGGACTAGCCCAATCCTTCTCTTTCAACGTGTCTCGGAAACAGGATTTAGGCGTCGGGCAGCATCATGTAGAGCCCGATCATGATGATCGGCGCTGCGACATACATCGCTTTTTTGCCGAAGCTGTCGTAGACGCCATAGATCAAGATTACGCCCATGAGCGAGAAGTAGAGTTGTCCGATTCCTCGATACCCCGCACTGTGTTCCACCGCCAGCGCGAGTGTGGGCGATCCCAGGATCAGTACGGCTAAAAAGGTTATCAGTCGGTTCATGTGAATCTCCTTCTCGATGAGGTTAAGGCCCGTGGGGTCATGTCGATAGCGGCGAATGCTGCACAGACTACAACGCCTTCATGGCGATGGGCACCAGAAGGGCGTAACGTTTTTCCAGGACAGTTTGATAGGGCCAGGCAAAATTGGGCTAACAAGGGGTCACGATATACCTCTACGATACATAGACAGCGACACCATGCTGCGCCTTCCACTGAGGGAAGTCAAACGACCGCCTCTCCCTTGCTTGCTCCCCCGTTCGACCCGGTGTTAAGATCCCGCAGTTGATGGAGGAAATCGATGCCGAACATTGTGCTGTTAGTCTCGCCGAGCTGTGGGGCTTGCCCCTCGGCAAAGAGTCTCTGGAAGCAACTTCGAGTCAAGTATAGCTTCGGCTATCGAGAGGTGGATATCACCACCGAGGATGGACGGAGCCTGGCCGATCGGCATTCGGTGAGGGCGGTGCCAGCTACGATTATCGATGGGCGATTGACCTTTGTCGGGGTGCCCAGTCGCGAGAGTGCCGAGAAGGCCTTGCTGCTCAAAATGAAACCGCGCGACTAAGAGAAGGACCATCCCATGGTTGATGACGACGACGACGATTTCGAGTTGCCTGTGCTCCCTGTCCTGGATAAGGGGCCTCCGCCTGAATGCCCGATGTGCGGCGAATCGATGGGATTCATCGATGGCGGCTGGTGCTGCGTGGATTGTAACGGCGAGTTGTTGGGGCCTGAAACGGGCTAGCCTGTGAGTCGTGATCTGTGATGAGTGATGCGGCCTGGCTACAATAAGAACATCATGGCGCTCTGTCCTGTGCTTGCTAGTCACCCATCACCGATCACTCGACACGGTTCCTGATGCTTCGCATCGTCACCGGACCTTTCCATCCAGCGCTTGATCGTGCCTTCGTCGAGGACATTCGCTCCTGTAAGGCCGATCATCCGTTTGCTCCGCTCGCCGTCATTGTTCCTTCGGCCGCTCTCGTCGAACAGCTGAAACAGTCCCTCACGCATCACGAGCCGCGAGCCTTCCTCAATATCCATTTTCTGACGTTCCACCAGCTCGCCCTCCGACTGCGTGACGATTGCGGGGGGGAGGCCGGGGCCGGTCCCGCTCCACCCCTACAACTGGTCGATGATTTCTTCTTTGAACAATTGGTGCGACAGGTGGTTCGGCGTCAGCTTCCCGGGCTCGAGCCGCTCACGCGATTGCCTGCGTCACCAGGAACGTGGAAGGGCCTCTGGGCGACAGTCCGCGACTTGAAAGATGCGGTGGTCGATCCGGCGACGGCCTTGAAGGCGCTCTCGGAAGGGGTGTTCGAGGAAGACGATCGAACCTGGCTCCGTGCCCTGTTCACCCTGCATGCCGCAACAATGGAGGCCAGCCGATCGCTCGGGATTGGTTCCCCCGATGACTTGGCTGCCACACTCGGGCTGGATCTCTCCGGCACTTCGTTTATTCGCGGGATGCACCGCCTGTTCTACTATGGTTTCTACGACCTCTCGCAGGTCCAACTCTCATTTTTTCAATCGGTGATCCGCGCCGCCCCGACGACGTTATACTTCCCGCTGCAGAACTCCCCGGCATTTTTCTTTGCGCGCCAATTTTTCGAGCGACATCTCCTTCCGTTGGCAGATAGCCATGAGGATCGGAGCGGGAAAGGGGACCCCACCATCACATCGGAACGGGTCGAGCTTTCCGTCACCCATGTGATCGGGGTCGAGGAGGAGTTAGCGACGGTCTGCCGTGAGATCCTGACGTTGGTCGAGGTGAACGGCTATCGTTTCGACGAGATCGGTGTGGTGGCCCGCACGTTGGAGCCTTACCAGGCCAGACTGGAATCGGTATTCGTTCATCATCTGGTGCCGTTCACGACGACGGCGGGGAAGCCGCTGTCGCGTGAACCATTGATCAAAGTCCTCTTGCGCCTGGCCTCGCTCCCGCTGAATGACTTCGACCGTTCCGCCATGCTGGACGTGGTCACGTCGCCCTTCTACCGCATACCGGGGAACGATTCCTCGACCGCCGGTTTTCGGCCCGATATCTGGCGTTCCCTCGTCTACACCTTGGGGATTACGAAAGGGGAGGAAGAGTGGAGGCGGTTGGCAGAGTCGGCCAGTTCGTCGATCCTCCGCGATGCCGCGGCAGCGCGTGACGAAGACGACGACCAGATAAGGGGCGAGACTGGCCAGGCTCTTCAGCTCACATCTTTGTGGGAGCTCGTATCGCGATTGATTCAGGATTGCCGGGCGCTTCCGGCGGAAGGATCGATCGGCACATTGACCGAAGCCTTCGTCATGCTGGTTCAATCTCATGTGTCTGTGCCTGGCTTGTCCGATCTGTCGTCGCATGAGTCACCTGAACCGTCCGATCTTACCAAGGTTGGCTCGCTGATACGGTCCGCGCTGGACCGGCTGCGTGAATTAGATCCGCTAGGAGGGGACCTCTCTTGGAGGGAGTGGGTTGAATTATTCCAACGGGTAGTAGACGAAACCCGCATACCGATCGACGAGGAGCGGCACCAGGGCGTTCAGGTGCTGGATGCCATGACTGCCCGTGGCAGGAACGTCCGAGCGCTCTTTGTGCTTGGCATGAATGAAAAACTCTTTCCGCGATATGTTCGTGAGGACCCCTTTCTGCGCGACCGCCAACGCGTCGTGTTGGAATCGACGTTGGGCTATAAGATCGATGAGAAGTTAGCCGGGCATGAGGAAGAAGTCCTGTTATTTGAGCTCCTCAGCCGTTCGGCCACCAATCGACTGTATCTGTCGTACCAGCGAGCCGATGAAGCCGGGCGAGTCATGGCGCCGTCCGGCTTCATTGCTATGGCGATGCGCGATCCACGATTTGTCGGAAAGCCGGAAGAATCGGTCCCTCGACGGCTGACTCAGCGGATCAGTGCACAGCCCTCGATCCAAGACCTCTTACCGGCCGAAGAATTGTCCTTGGGTTGCCTCTTGCAGGGCCACGATGCAGGACCAGTACTTGAGGTCATGGGGCGGGACCTGCGTCTCTTCGAGCAAGGCCTCGCAACCTTGAAGATCATTGAGAGGGAATCCCCGGAGCTCGGTCCGTTCGACGGGATTATCGGCGTTCAGGCCGCAACGTCACCGGCTGCTGCGAGACGGAGTTTTTCGCCGACAGCGTTAGAGCGTTATGCGACCTGCCCCTTCCAATATTTCGCGGATAAAGTTCTCAAGTTGGAGCCTGTGCGGCGGCTTCAGCAGGACCATCTGCCTCCCTTAACGATCGGGAGCCTGGTTCATGAATCTCTTCGGCTGAGCTATGAGAGACTGGTGTTGCTCGAGTGGCCTGATGGACCGCTGACCGAGGCCAGACTGCAATCCACAGTGCAGGAAGCCGTCCTCGCTCGCTTTGCCGCCCATGCGGCAAGTCAGGGGACGAGGCATGCGTTACTCTGGACCATGGCCTGTGAGCAGGTGACAGCGTTGGTGTTGGCCGCTGTGGCCTCCGACCAGGCAGAATATCTGGCAACCGGGTTCCGCCCCGTTGCGTTTGAAGCGGTAGCTCAAGGAATCGTCCAGCTGGAATCCGATGGGCCAACGGTTTCGCTGAAGATTCACGGGACCTTGGACCGTGTCGATTATCGATCTGATCCGCCTGCGCTTCGTATCGTGGATTATAAGTTTAAGCAGGGAAATGAAATCAGCCCTGTGGATCGAAACCTCGCCCTGTCGGCGGTGCGCGGATTCCGTCTGCAACCGCCGCTGTATGCTCGCATGACACTGCCGTCGCTACCAGCCGCAACCGAGGTGCAATTGCTCTTCCTGGCTCCGCAATGGAAGCAGCAGATTTCTCGCTCGACGTTTGAGGCCGGACTCTGGACAGGCCACACCGGTGCGCTGATCGGGCAGACCCTCTCTGCCCTGATCCAGGGTATCGCGAACAGAGAATTCTTTATTCTCCCCGATGGGTATTGCGACTACTGCGAGTTCTCCGGTGCCTGTCGTCGCCATGATGCCATGGCCTGGTGGCGCTCCTATCGTTCCCCCCAGGCCCGAGTCTTACGCAAGTTGAGAAAGCAAAAAGTACAGGATGAGTGAATCGCTGACATTGATGGACTCCCAGGATCGGCTCCTGGCAGAGACCACCTGGGATCGCAATGTCGTGGTGGTAGCAGGAGCCGGAACCGGCAAGACCACGATCCTTGTCAACCGTATCCTCAACTTGCTGCTGAGAGAGCCAAACCCCTTGGCCATCACGGAGGTTGTGGCTCTCACCTTCACCAATAAAGCCGCCGCTGAAATGAAGCAACGGCTCCGCGCGCAGCTTCTTCGCCTGACTGAGCAGGCCGATGATCTGAGCGCCATCTTCCGGACCCGGTATCATCTCTCGGCTGAACAAGTGGCCGAGCGGGCCAAGACGGCGCTTGAGCAGATGGAGAAGGCGCAGATCGGCACCTTACATAGTTTCGCCGCACACCTCCTGCGACTCCATCCACTGGAGTCAGGAGTAGACCCATCATTCCAAGAGGATGATGGGTCGCGCTTCAAAGAACTATTTCACTCAAGTTGGGATCGTTGGCTGGACGATGAACTCGGATCAGGGGGACCACAACATGCCCGCTGGCGGCTGGTCCTCGCCGGGGCCTCCCTCGACGATCTCCAGCAGTTTACCGCCGCCCTCGTCGGGGACTTTGTCGATCTGGATGAGCTGGAACGTCAATGTCGATCCAACGCTCTGGAGGGCGCCTTTCGTGATTGGGTGGCGGCAACCCATGGCCGTGCGACCACGATCCTTGCGGCACAGGATCGACCTAAACGGCGTAAGGCGGAGCAGATGCTCGCCGCTGCGGTGCAGTTGCTGGCACTCTTACTTGAGCAGGGGCCGTTGAGACTTGATGACTTCACTCCGGATGAACGGGCTGTCCTGGGGAAAGATCTCGGGAAGCCGCCTGCAGGATGGGATGAAGATACGTTCCAGGAGACATCAGCGATCATCGGACTCGCCCAACAACTTCTGACGGTGAATCAGACCTACTTTCAAGAGGTGATCACGCTCGTCCGGCCATTTTTGGATCAGGTCCGCCAGGGGTTTCACACCTCCGGGTGGATCGCATTCGACGGGTTGCTGGCTCGGGCCAAAACTCTCTTGCGCGACCATCCGGCTGTCCGTACCAGGATCAAGCAGACCTATCGTGCAATTCTGGTCGATGAGTTTCAGGACACGGACCCGGTCCAGTACGAGATCATCCTCTACCTCGGCGAGCGGGCGGGCAGCCATCAGACTGCGTGGCAAGACGTCGACTTGGAACCGGGGAAATTGTTTATCGTGGGGGATCCCAAGCAATCGATCTATGCCTTTCGCCGGGCCGATATCGAAGCCTTCGAACGGGTCGTGGAGAAAATTCGAGCGGGCGGGGGAGGTGTCTATTCTCTGGTCACGAATTTTCGCAGTGACGGGGCCGTGCTCGATGTGGTGAACAATGTGTTCGACCGGCTCTTTCATGCGACGGAACATGTGCAACCGGCCAATGAACGGTTGGCCGCGAGGCCTCAACGAAAGCCGGAAGTCTCAGTCTCCGGGGCGCAACTTCGACTGGTCACGCCGGGAAAGGGCGAAGAGGAATTCGATGTGCAGACGGCAACCAGGGCGGAGGCGGAAGCGCTGGCGCGTTGGCTGAAGGAGGAGCTGTTCGTCGGGACGATCGTCACAGATCGCGACCGCCGCGAAGGCCCGCTCCAGCCGGGCCACATTGCGCTGATCTTCAGAAAGTTGACCCAAGCACAGATCTATCTCGACGCTCTTCGTCGGTATGACATCGCCTATATTACTGACGGGGAAAAGCATTTCTATCAGCGGCAGGAAATTATCGATGTGGTCAACCTCCTCCGGGTCATCGACAATCCTCACGATACGATCGCGTTAGTCGGGGTCTTACGCTCACCCCTTGGCGGTATGGCGGATGGCGATCTGCTGGCTCTTCAACAGGTAGAGGGGTTGGACTATCAGCAACGAGAGCGGCTGTCATCCTGGACCCATCCTCAGGCGAAGATGGTGACGCAGCTGTATGAGCGATTGGCCGAACTGCATCAGCTCGCCCCCTTGCGGCCAGTGCCTGACGCTATCGATTTGGTCTTCGAACGATTGCCGGCCCTCGAGTTGGCCGCGGCATCGCTCCACGGTGAGCAAGCTGTGGCCAATTTACGGAAGACCAGAGATATGGCCGAAACATTGGCTGATCGTCCCCATCTGACGTTGACCGGGTTCGTCAACTTGATGATGACCAGAGTGGCTGAACAGCCAGATGAAGCAGAGAGCGCCTTGGCCGAGGAATCACTCGATGCGGTTCGGGTGCTGACCATCCATAAGGCCAAAGGATTGGAATTTCCTGTGGTGATTCTTCCCGGCCTGCACCAGGGTTCCAAGAATCTCCGCAAGGGACCGTCCATCCATCATGATTGGTCGAGTCGCTGCTATAGCCTGCAGATGGGAGGCCAATCGAACCTCGGAGCCCTGCTGGTGGACATGAAGATGGCGGCGCGGGAGGAGGCCGAGCAGAGACGTCTGCTCTATGTCGGGATGACCAGGGCGCGTGATCTGCTCGTGTTATCAGGTGGGCAGACCAGCAAGCCGGGGCATGACACGGTCCTTTCTCTGTTGGGCGAGGTCATATCAGACGAGCCGACGTCACCGATGGATGGCCAGATTTGTATCGGAACAAGCCGCCTCACGCGTGTCATCACAGAGGCCACGGTGGCCGCGAGACGTCATAGGCAGGAGCCGCGATCGGCGGTCGCTCCTGCTCCAGCCCTTGGCCAGATTCTGACTCGTCGCCAGGCGAGGCAGGTCGAGTGGGAGCAGCGTCGAACGACGCCGCGACGACTGACCCCGTCCGGCCTGGCAGGAAGCAAGCCCGAGACTCGGCTGCATCGGACCGTCTCTACACGTGATGCTGATCTGGCCCGCTTGATCGGAGTCTGTGCTCATGCGGTGCTCGAACAGTGGGATTTCACCAGGCCTCGGTTAGACGTCAGTATGGTGATTGAACAGGCCTGTCGTCGCTATGTCGCACAGGATCATCCTCAATT from Nitrospirota bacterium includes the following:
- a CDS encoding DNA topoisomerase IV subunit A — translated: MAKTKLTRNGAVEKKLIGLADLVIAAAQQAKDPTMAIPIRALSNVTFNERKGLLEMGKKKQARSFFNVGMAKKFMQTILVADALSELQRAELTTSLREIYYRTKHTIQDSNENTFDTQDESDPIIEDLEVSLSALREELHVRAENGGSVVGPLVLGDDGDRVDCAKLGKGGYSVPSIVEPEYVEIRRCTADFVLLVEKGTQWNRLSEDKFWRRYNCVLLTGNGQPPRGVRRLARRLHEEYRLPVYVLVDNDPWGYYIYSVVKQGSINLAFESERMAIPKAKFIGLSSADPERYELPRNVGIKLNDKDIARAKELLNYQWFQKPAWQEEIKRMLASGLKYELDALANKDFQYLTKKYLPRKLKEKDWLD
- a CDS encoding thioredoxin family protein → MPNIVLLVSPSCGACPSAKSLWKQLRVKYSFGYREVDITTEDGRSLADRHSVRAVPATIIDGRLTFVGVPSRESAEKALLLKMKPRD
- a CDS encoding PD-(D/E)XK nuclease family protein — translated: MLRIVTGPFHPALDRAFVEDIRSCKADHPFAPLAVIVPSAALVEQLKQSLTHHEPRAFLNIHFLTFHQLALRLRDDCGGEAGAGPAPPLQLVDDFFFEQLVRQVVRRQLPGLEPLTRLPASPGTWKGLWATVRDLKDAVVDPATALKALSEGVFEEDDRTWLRALFTLHAATMEASRSLGIGSPDDLAATLGLDLSGTSFIRGMHRLFYYGFYDLSQVQLSFFQSVIRAAPTTLYFPLQNSPAFFFARQFFERHLLPLADSHEDRSGKGDPTITSERVELSVTHVIGVEEELATVCREILTLVEVNGYRFDEIGVVARTLEPYQARLESVFVHHLVPFTTTAGKPLSREPLIKVLLRLASLPLNDFDRSAMLDVVTSPFYRIPGNDSSTAGFRPDIWRSLVYTLGITKGEEEWRRLAESASSSILRDAAAARDEDDDQIRGETGQALQLTSLWELVSRLIQDCRALPAEGSIGTLTEAFVMLVQSHVSVPGLSDLSSHESPEPSDLTKVGSLIRSALDRLRELDPLGGDLSWREWVELFQRVVDETRIPIDEERHQGVQVLDAMTARGRNVRALFVLGMNEKLFPRYVREDPFLRDRQRVVLESTLGYKIDEKLAGHEEEVLLFELLSRSATNRLYLSYQRADEAGRVMAPSGFIAMAMRDPRFVGKPEESVPRRLTQRISAQPSIQDLLPAEELSLGCLLQGHDAGPVLEVMGRDLRLFEQGLATLKIIERESPELGPFDGIIGVQAATSPAAARRSFSPTALERYATCPFQYFADKVLKLEPVRRLQQDHLPPLTIGSLVHESLRLSYERLVLLEWPDGPLTEARLQSTVQEAVLARFAAHAASQGTRHALLWTMACEQVTALVLAAVASDQAEYLATGFRPVAFEAVAQGIVQLESDGPTVSLKIHGTLDRVDYRSDPPALRIVDYKFKQGNEISPVDRNLALSAVRGFRLQPPLYARMTLPSLPAATEVQLLFLAPQWKQQISRSTFEAGLWTGHTGALIGQTLSALIQGIANREFFILPDGYCDYCEFSGACRRHDAMAWWRSYRSPQARVLRKLRKQKVQDE
- a CDS encoding UvrD-helicase domain-containing protein gives rise to the protein MSESLTLMDSQDRLLAETTWDRNVVVVAGAGTGKTTILVNRILNLLLREPNPLAITEVVALTFTNKAAAEMKQRLRAQLLRLTEQADDLSAIFRTRYHLSAEQVAERAKTALEQMEKAQIGTLHSFAAHLLRLHPLESGVDPSFQEDDGSRFKELFHSSWDRWLDDELGSGGPQHARWRLVLAGASLDDLQQFTAALVGDFVDLDELERQCRSNALEGAFRDWVAATHGRATTILAAQDRPKRRKAEQMLAAAVQLLALLLEQGPLRLDDFTPDERAVLGKDLGKPPAGWDEDTFQETSAIIGLAQQLLTVNQTYFQEVITLVRPFLDQVRQGFHTSGWIAFDGLLARAKTLLRDHPAVRTRIKQTYRAILVDEFQDTDPVQYEIILYLGERAGSHQTAWQDVDLEPGKLFIVGDPKQSIYAFRRADIEAFERVVEKIRAGGGGVYSLVTNFRSDGAVLDVVNNVFDRLFHATEHVQPANERLAARPQRKPEVSVSGAQLRLVTPGKGEEEFDVQTATRAEAEALARWLKEELFVGTIVTDRDRREGPLQPGHIALIFRKLTQAQIYLDALRRYDIAYITDGEKHFYQRQEIIDVVNLLRVIDNPHDTIALVGVLRSPLGGMADGDLLALQQVEGLDYQQRERLSSWTHPQAKMVTQLYERLAELHQLAPLRPVPDAIDLVFERLPALELAAASLHGEQAVANLRKTRDMAETLADRPHLTLTGFVNLMMTRVAEQPDEAESALAEESLDAVRVLTIHKAKGLEFPVVILPGLHQGSKNLRKGPSIHHDWSSRCYSLQMGGQSNLGALLVDMKMAAREEAEQRRLLYVGMTRARDLLVLSGGQTSKPGHDTVLSLLGEVISDEPTSPMDGQICIGTSRLTRVITEATVAARRHRQEPRSAVAPAPALGQILTRRQARQVEWEQRRTTPRRLTPSGLAGSKPETRLHRTVSTRDADLARLIGVCAHAVLEQWDFTRPRLDVSMVIEQACRRYVAQDHPQLIAAVMADLTGIFEAFLSSEPYARLQRATVLGREVPFVMPVGEDQMMEGVIDVIYRLDDQIWIADYKTDDVAAADVPARADRYRSQAERYSRAVASALGLSALSFQFIFLRPGVAVNV